The Carnobacterium mobile DSM 4848 genome includes a window with the following:
- the dinG gene encoding ATP-dependent DNA helicase DinG codes for MKEKVTYAVVDIETTGGNVASGDRIIQFGCVLIEDEKIVQQYATDINPLVSISKQIEQLTGITNQKVAHAPYFEDVATTIFNLLDGCIFVAHNIQFDYRFLSEEFVRCGLPPLSISGIDTVEIAQILLPTEPSFRLNDLAAAFNFSHENPHQADSDAYVTAELFLMLKKKLKQLPLVTVEKLVELAYHCTMQTGQFFKDTLSEMYTERPPLPKQLIVKEGLALQQKTVDYEQRTHRVPVHYPVTNKEKEELFQQKLTMRTPQIKMMDEVYDYFSEHQSEHQSEHFAIEAATGTGKTLGYLLPLAYLATPQEPVVISTYTTLLQKQLFEKDSKQLNAILPFTIQTAVLKSKRHYIHLAKFQEVLKDPVENQLDALLRMRTLTWLTETTTGDLDELNLTNYLQPFWDKIRHRGWVDTMQEDPFYEQDFYLFAQEKIKNASIIITNHAFLCHDLHRKEPILPDVQKIVIDEAHHLADVATEASSEIFSYYRNQHLLRLVGKLAEEKSFLGRLNQLVPKNVGIQTSQLNLIEMSTLALEEELSLFFEELVMYCHIEMTEAQKKQDQIDLQFVRTTSWSLELRKLTKKVVALLQDVTILGMEVTQQALAQRKQLTQRERHLMDDFFELMQTLEEQTAIFQHIFQNSEQNEVTWFSFKQKSPKDSFVIKRSRIDSSEFLRKKLVEQTKSILYTGATLELNSAFTYFEKQLGEQPLRKLLIPTPYDYRDQAKLWIPKELKPIKQLSKKQFAQMIVEYLEVLVHCSNENMMVLFNSHETLQAVYDLIQQHSAFLGRELLAQGLSGSRDRMLKRFFHSAGGILLGADSFWEGVDLPGKSLRLIVVTRLPFESPDRPFTKARYQWLEREGINPFMADAVPKATIRLKQGLGRLIRSETDKGVLLVLDDRLVHTSYGQQMLTALPSEMTKEVISKEDLGRELPLFLKDEQ; via the coding sequence GTGAAGGAAAAAGTTACATATGCCGTAGTAGATATTGAGACTACGGGAGGAAATGTGGCCAGCGGAGACCGCATTATTCAGTTTGGTTGTGTATTGATTGAAGATGAAAAGATCGTCCAACAATATGCCACTGATATTAACCCGCTTGTGAGCATTTCAAAACAAATCGAACAGTTAACCGGGATTACAAATCAAAAAGTTGCTCATGCACCTTATTTTGAAGATGTCGCGACCACTATTTTCAACTTATTAGATGGGTGTATTTTTGTGGCGCACAATATTCAATTTGACTATCGGTTTCTTTCAGAAGAATTCGTTCGCTGTGGACTGCCGCCGTTGTCAATCAGTGGAATAGATACGGTTGAGATAGCTCAAATATTATTGCCGACGGAACCCAGTTTTCGTTTAAATGATTTAGCCGCAGCCTTTAATTTTTCACACGAAAATCCGCATCAGGCAGATAGTGATGCTTATGTAACTGCGGAGCTATTTTTAATGTTAAAGAAAAAGTTGAAACAGTTGCCATTAGTAACGGTTGAAAAGCTGGTAGAATTAGCTTATCATTGTACAATGCAAACAGGTCAGTTTTTTAAAGATACACTGAGCGAGATGTATACAGAACGCCCACCATTGCCTAAGCAATTAATCGTCAAAGAAGGTTTGGCCTTACAGCAAAAGACGGTGGATTATGAACAGAGAACCCATCGCGTTCCCGTCCATTATCCAGTCACAAACAAAGAAAAAGAAGAATTATTTCAACAGAAGTTAACGATGCGCACACCGCAAATTAAAATGATGGATGAAGTTTATGATTATTTTTCAGAACATCAATCAGAACACCAATCTGAACATTTTGCGATTGAAGCAGCTACCGGAACAGGAAAAACACTAGGGTATTTGTTGCCGCTAGCTTACCTAGCTACTCCTCAAGAGCCGGTGGTCATTAGTACGTATACTACTTTATTACAAAAACAGTTGTTTGAAAAAGATAGCAAACAATTAAACGCAATTTTACCGTTTACAATCCAAACAGCTGTTTTAAAAAGCAAACGACACTATATTCACCTTGCCAAGTTCCAAGAAGTGTTAAAAGATCCTGTTGAAAATCAACTGGATGCTCTACTAAGAATGCGTACCTTAACGTGGTTAACGGAAACCACTACGGGCGATTTAGATGAATTAAACTTAACGAATTACCTTCAGCCTTTTTGGGATAAAATTCGCCATCGCGGTTGGGTAGATACTATGCAAGAAGACCCGTTTTATGAACAGGATTTTTATTTGTTTGCGCAAGAAAAGATTAAGAATGCGAGTATCATCATTACGAATCATGCTTTTTTATGCCATGATTTACATCGTAAAGAACCTATATTGCCCGATGTTCAAAAAATCGTGATTGATGAAGCCCATCACTTAGCAGATGTTGCTACAGAAGCGTCAAGCGAAATTTTTTCTTATTATCGCAATCAGCACCTTTTAAGATTGGTTGGCAAATTAGCGGAAGAAAAAAGCTTTTTAGGCCGGTTGAATCAACTGGTTCCTAAAAATGTTGGGATTCAAACGTCTCAATTAAATTTGATCGAAATGAGTACACTGGCTCTAGAAGAAGAGCTGTCTCTTTTTTTTGAAGAATTAGTAATGTATTGCCACATAGAAATGACTGAAGCGCAAAAAAAACAAGATCAAATTGATTTACAGTTTGTTCGAACAACAAGTTGGTCGCTCGAATTAAGGAAACTCACTAAAAAAGTAGTAGCTTTGTTGCAAGATGTCACTATTTTAGGAATGGAAGTAACCCAACAAGCTCTTGCTCAAAGAAAACAGTTGACGCAACGAGAACGTCACTTAATGGATGATTTTTTTGAATTGATGCAGACGCTTGAAGAACAAACAGCTATTTTTCAGCACATTTTTCAAAATAGCGAACAAAATGAAGTAACTTGGTTTTCGTTTAAACAAAAGAGCCCTAAGGATAGTTTTGTGATCAAGCGTTCCAGAATCGACAGCAGCGAATTTTTAAGGAAAAAATTAGTGGAACAAACAAAATCTATTTTATATACTGGTGCCACATTAGAGTTAAATTCGGCTTTTACGTACTTCGAAAAACAATTAGGGGAGCAACCGTTACGCAAATTGCTTATTCCTACGCCATATGATTATCGAGATCAAGCAAAGTTATGGATACCGAAAGAATTGAAACCAATCAAACAATTGTCTAAAAAACAGTTTGCTCAAATGATAGTGGAATATTTAGAAGTGCTCGTCCATTGTTCAAATGAAAACATGATGGTTTTGTTTAATTCACATGAGACATTGCAAGCTGTTTATGATCTGATCCAGCAACATTCAGCCTTTTTAGGCCGTGAATTGCTGGCACAAGGTTTATCCGGCAGTCGTGACCGCATGTTAAAACGCTTTTTCCATTCAGCTGGAGGGATTCTATTAGGCGCTGATAGTTTTTGGGAAGGGGTGGACCTACCAGGCAAATCATTAAGATTGATCGTAGTCACGCGTTTACCTTTTGAATCACCAGACCGGCCTTTTACTAAAGCGAGGTATCAATGGCTAGAAAGAGAAGGCATAAACCCCTTTATGGCAGATGCGGTACCAAAAGCAACCATTCGCTTGAAACAAGGTTTAGGAAGGCTGATTCGATCGGAAACAGATAAGGGCGTCCTGCTTGTTTTAGACGACCGATTGGTTCATACGTCTTATGGTCAACAGATGTTGACAGCTTTACCGTCTGAAATGACAAAAGAGGTTATCTCGAAAGAAGACTTAGGGCGTGAATTGCCGCTTTTCTTAAAAGACGAACAATAA